TAATTGAACAACCATAAATAAatgtatcatcatcattaacttgagttttaaaaatttctaaaacattctttaaattttgttcAATTAAACCACTCTTTGATAAAACTAATCTtcttaattcaattaaagcaTGTGCTctaattggtaataatggatgacttaaatcatttaaaatctcttttaatttattacctTGTTCatttggtgaattattattatcatcattgatattactattattattattattatcattaattaacCAAATTGGTTTCTTTGCAgttataattgttttaatttgaGAAGCCATTGTTGAAATCATTTCATTTGAATGATAAGATAATTGTTCAACTAAAGATAAAAGATCGAATATAATgatttcttcatcttttCTTACTTTAATTTCACCAGTTAATAGGGTTGTTAAAATGCCTAGGGATAGAGTTAACGATTCAATATCTTCTTCATCCTCTTTACCactattaaattttgagATTGATCTTGATAACATAACTTTAATAAATGTACAAACTTGAATTACATTCTTTAGAACAGCAACACCTAACCCTTCACtcatgataatgatgaattgAATGAGTACATAATATTGGTGACCTCTTTTCGTGTCTTTTCTTTGTTGAAgtattgaaaattcatttaataaatcaacgAATAAATCACCAGCTAAACTATCACCTTtcataatttcaaatattgataCTATACAATCTGCTTCCCATTTGAAATCTCTATCATTATATGAAATATAtttaccaacaacaccaccattCTCACCCATACTAAATGATAATGTTAAtatttcatcttcatctatttcttttttatcttcattttcatcttgaTCTATTATATCTTCTAAATCTAAAAgtgatgatttaattgttgttttatttgatgttgttctttattaattttatctgaattattattaatattattattattattattattattattattattattattattattattattatttgttgaaatttgattatctaattctttattttttttattggtaaaaattaaattttttaattgtaatacAGAgtcatttgaaaatttgaaaaatgaaGATAAAATCTCTTtacaagatatttttaatgaagaaattgatttcgaaacaaaacaatataattgaaataaagTTGGAATAACTAAtagttttatatatatatatatattaaaaatattagaatttaaaatactttttttttttttttaattttttttttatttaaaaacttactttttgaaattgaatttaaaaagatttgaTTAAGTGATaactttgaaattaatttatgaatatcttcaattgaaaagaataaatcaacttctttaattataatattatcttTACTAGtagtttcatcatcattattattattattattattattattattattattattattattattattattattattattattattattattattattactagtTGTAGTTATATTAGTATGTTGTTGGAAAGATAAAAAtggatttaaaattggatcaattatatatttaatggTTAAATGTGGTTGATTATTTAACATTGTttcaattattgataaaaCTGTTTCCAATATCTTTCCTTTACTATCTCTATCACGTTGATGTAAGAGATCAATGATTTGAGGTGAAATTTTACTATAATATTCATCAACTTTCATAGTTGAGGGTACAGttgtaattaatttaacTATATTAcctaatgatttatttgaagTTTTACCATAACTactatttgataaaattgtatataaaatgattttaattgattgtggTCTCATTAAACATTTTGATAACATTATACCAATGCATTTTGTCAACCAAATTGGTtgatcatcaccaccaccactaccaccaccacttaGTAATAACATTAATGATTCAAAAACCAATTCAGGATaaattccaaataataatgaatccaATTCTTTAGCAActaattgtttttcatttaatgttaatggtgatgattttaaatttattaattgtaataatgatGCGAATAAATCTGATAAATATCTTGAAGctataattgaatttaaatctgtatttaattttctaatttcaattaaagtaCTAatgaaatgatttaattgaaaacaaCAATACTTTTCATTATCTCTATATATTTTACTAGCATCACCACCATCGccatgattattattaaagatttgTTCAATAACTAAACTACTACTTGATACTCTTTTACCCATTGGTACACCAATACCTTTTGAAAAACATGGTGATATAATCCatccaattaataaatctaatgaactttttattgttttttgatcctaaatatttaatattaaaaaaaaaaaaaaaattattttatattagaatttgaaaaatattttgtatataaattaaactattatatatatatatatatatatatatatatatatatatatatatatatatatatatatatatatatttccTCCAtacatttaaagaaatttgaaAATCTATAGGATTACTTTTAACAATTTCTAATAAAATCTCTATCATTAATAAAgagtattttaatttaattttgaattcaTTAAGTgaatagttattattattgttattgttgttagtttcattaatatttatatttgttaaatcatttaaaacttttgaaaAGTATTGAAACTTTTCATTATACCtatttatcattaataaaatatcttgatttttttgTTGTGTTTTAATATAATGATTATCTTCATTATGATATTCTCTTTCATATTGATCATCTtgatcatcatcttcatcttcatcattaatttctAATGATTCTAAATCGTCTGGGGTTAAGTTATTTGTTGGTATTTTTGAAggtaatttctcttttttacCTATATCTTGGTTATTTGAATGTTGAAGttcaaataaaactttatttaaattctcaTCTATTGCTGCCCATAATTTTATTGGTATCTCAGGTTTTGATGAAATATTATACACAAAACTAACTAAAGAACTAAggttattaaataataaggTTGTGTTCATTTAAGCAGAGTtgtaatgaaaattaattaaaaaaaaaaaaaagttaaaaattcacaacgaaaaaaaaaaatctttttttttgaaaatattttttttttatttttttttttatttttttttccacacaATCCTTTGGTTGGAGATTCCGAaggaaataattttttttgtttgtaaaCATTCTTAATGTACATAATTCAAGatattgtaaatttattgatttaattttttataaaatatagaGTGATCTATTTATCTATACTAAACCcatatcaaaaataaataaaataaaatcatttttaaaattaaaaatgaaaattaaaattgtccAAGAAattcctaaaaaaaaaaataattaaaaaaaataaaagaaatcatagatattttttttttaatatgcaTTTTATtgcaataataaataatagttttttttttttaattttattataatagatttaaaaaaaaaaaaaaaaacaaaataaaagaaaatgatatataattgaaaaaaaaaaataaaataaaaaaaaaaaaaaagaaagaagagGTTTTAAACAATATGTTTTAATAcctaaacttttttttttttttttaaatttccttttttttttttccttcttttttttgtgtgttttttttttttttttttttttcttcttttttttttttttttaataaaattaattacgaatatttaaattcattaaatttctttGTTTATGTTCAATTGCCATTTCAATTGCAGATCTAAGTTGTTCAAGTTGAAATGGTTTTGAAATGAAATGATTCATACCATGATCGAAGCATCTCTTTTTATCAGTAGACATTGTATTGGCAGTTAAACCACAAATGAAAATGGAAGGACAAATTCTATTCCATTTATGATTTTGTTCAAATTCTCTAATAGTTTTTGAGCATCTTAAACCATCGAGTATTGGCATTTGAAAGTCCATAAATATGAGATCATAATGTTGTCTTTCTAATATTTCCAAAACCTCATTACCATTGCCAGCGACTTCAGCCTTGATACCAATTTTCTCCAAGAATTTAACGGCCACTCTTTGATTGATAATGTTATCTTCAGCGATTAAAACTTTTACACAATCTTGAGGGAAAGCTTTATGACGTGCGCCATTGTTCATTTGTTGCATTGATTGGTCGGTACCCTCCTCCAAAGGTAAAATGAACCAAAAGGTAGAACCATCACAATCGGGATTGTTGTAAACTCCTATTTCACCCTTCATTAAACGTACCAACTTTGCACATAAATAAAGTCCCAAACCTGACCCACCATACTTTCTACTATCAGAGGGGTCAGCCTGAACAAAGGCTTCGAAAATCTTTTGATGACTTTCAACTGGTACACCAATACCGGTATCTTTTACACGAAATGATATATTATATTCACCCTTTTTCAAAGACACCAATTCGGACTCCTCTTCGATGAGGTCAATTATGATTTTAACATAACCACTCTGAGTGAATTTCAAAGCATTACCAGTTAAATTCATTAGTATTTGTAAGATTCTGCCAGAGTCACCAAGTAAAATCGAAGGAATCTTATCGGAAACCTCACATGATAAATGAATATTCTTTTCATTAGCTTGACCAGACAAAACATGACAAATTTGTTGAGTTAATTCTCTCATTCTAAATGGTATATGTTCTAAACCCATTTGATTGGCCTCCAATTTCGAAAGATCTAAAATATCATTAACCAATCTTAGTAGAATATCACCACACGATTTGACAGCCTTTGCCATTGTCTTCTCCTCTGGTGGTAGATTATGTGAATCTCTCAACAAAGTTGCCATACCAATTAAACCATTCAATGGTGTACGAATTTCATGACTCATTGTCGCTAAAAACTCTTGACGTGCTTGATATGCCTCAATGGCAGCATCCTTTGCAATTGTTAATTGTGCATTCTTTAATTTAGTTTCTCTATGTGCTTCATCTATAAAGTATTGATAACATAATGTGAAAATCAATGTCATAATGATTATAGTTACATCAATGATGAAATTCATATGACTTCTAATTATAATCGATGGTATACCTTGAACATATTCATGTCCATACAAATTGgctacaaaaaataataaataaattgataaaaccATTAATGACCATTGTATCGATGCTTTTCTACCTAAAACCAATGCCGATATAATAGGTACTGTACTCATTAACAATCTAATCGTACTCTGATGACCACCAGTATAATATGAATTAATTGTTAATGCAAAACATAATGTAAAACATAAAATATGACATGGATAATGAATTGAACCagttctttttaaaattactaaaCTTGAAATTGACATTGGCATTGCAATTATTGCCATTACTGCTGGTTTATTAATACCTAattaaacaacaattaaacaTAACATaacatattaatatatatatatatatatatatatataaattattattataaatatcttttataatataaatatacataccagataaccaaaaaaatattatccaAGAAGGTATAAAacttaaaattgtaaaacaAAAACCAATGATTAATTTTGCTTTATATTTTTcagttgatttaatatttgaaccATCCAATACTAttgaacaaataaaattaaatgaattaaaaatgatattatgTTCATGAAATGAAGGTGTTCTTTTCTCTTCAACAAGATTTTGTTGAGAATCATGTTGTTTttgatcaatttcaaatttattcattaaatcattaacattattataattattatttatattattattattattaatattattattattattactattattattaccaatttgttcttgttgaatttgttgttgttgttgttgtttttgtttttgttgttgttgacgTTGTAAAAGTATTGGATGttgtttagttttattttgttgttgttgttgttgctgttgctgtaattgttgttgttgttcagtTGTAAATTGAAACGGTatatgttgttgttcttgttcttgacgtttattaattggtgaGGAATATTGTAAAGTATTAtcttgctgttgttgctgttgttgttgttgttgaatatcaattaaatcattttgtaaaatatcgaaattttcatttaaatgagAATGTTTCCATTGATCTAAATTATCAGTATTATAAACTACCAATGATTTCTTTGAACTATTTTCCAAAGCTAATTGGTCCAAATATTGATCGTTATCACTATTTGGTGAATTCATTCTAAAACATGGTGATGGAACTTGTGCTGGTTTCTTTCTAAATGGTATTAACGGATGACTTCCATTCATTGTTGCTCCATCTTTTCCttcctttttattattattgttgcttttactattattattactattactattactattattattattgttattattattattgttattattattgttgttattattattattaccattacctcCACTACCACTTGCCCCACTATTGGagctactactactactattttggttaccattattattattatggctattattattattgttgttgttgttgttttgttgatttttatttacattgtTTGATTGGTTACTGTTACCAGTACCATTGTtactatttacatttttattcATATTTACAAAGTGTgcttgttgctgttgtttattatataaggttttattacaattttgtATATTATATGTATTGTTTAAATTTGCTTCATCGATATCGCTACCAATGTCTGTATCATCATAAAATTCGTTACTATCATTTGATTGAGTATCATCCTGATAAAGGTAATACGGATCAGTTTCATATAGGATTTCGTCTTTTTGTGGAAACATATATTCTGATAAACTACCGAACAACCTCTTTACAATTTGAAATGATTGTTtaactgatgatgatgatgatgatgatgataatgacgatgatgatgacgatgatgacaATGATATTCTATGTTGGGTAGCAATTGTTTggtctttttgttgttgttgttgttttggttgtttttgattgtttttatattgttcaatattacaattattattattattattattattattattattattattattattattattattattattattattattattactactactacaaccactactattatttctactactgctactactataattattattattattattacctaTTGTGTCTGAATTGAAAATCGATAATAATATCGGTGGTTTGGGTGGAAGAAATGAGTTTAATGATAAACACTGTGACCCTACTGAATTTGGATGATGacttaaaaaagaattcgGAATACTAgaataaattattgaattttgattatattcaaagtatttatttgtattggttttatttatattattattattattgttattattagatgAATTATTTCtagtattagtattattttcatttttatttatttttgaatgaTTGTTTAACTCAatcattctttatttttttttatttttgttttttttttattttttatttatttatttatttatttattatttatttatttatttatttatttatttatttatttattttatctataaataaataaataaataaattaaaaattaacaacaaaacaaaaaaatgataaaaaaaaaaatttaaggaAATAAttggacaaaaaaaaaaaaaaaaaaatttttaattaaaaaaaaatattgaggaaaaaaacaatgttaaaaaaaaaaaaataaaaaaataaaaaattttttattattttttatcgaTCTTggaagatattttttttttttttttttttttttttttttaaataaaaaaagtaaaaaataattggtaaTCTATGAAAAAGTGATTTTCGATAGAACAGGGGGTGCTGATTTTCACTAAATATAAAAtgtgattttttaattttctttttttatttttattttccaattttgttttttatttttgtttttgttttttatttttattatttttattatccaattttttttattattatttaatatattaaaaaaaaaaaaaaaaaaaaaaaaaaaaaaaaaaaaaaatctgcgATAAATTGAATATATGTTATATGATATATAAACAGAAAtgaaaaattgtttttataaacatagatttgataataaactattttaaaatgaataaatcgaatattttaaaagtggGTGAGAGTGTGTGGttctctttaaaaaaaataaaaataaaaataaaaaaataaatgaaaaaaaaaagttaaaataaaaaaaaaaaatacaaaaattaaaaaattaataaataaaaacaaacaaaaatggagtggtttttaaataaaaaaaaaaaaataaaaaaaaaatgaatgcaCTACCACTCCCCTAATTATGATACTAACATACAagtatattttaaattaataagatagatttttttttatgatatcttttttttttttttttttacatcacaaatttttttttttttttttttttttttttttttacaaaccACACAtaattattacatttttGTGCCACagaaaaaaaactaaatttagTTTAGCaataattgttaaaaaaattacctcttctattttgttttttcttaaaaattatttttagggcgaaaatattattgtttagaagaaaaaagaaaaaaaaaaaaaaaaaagtggaaaaaaaaagaattttcaaaaaaaaaaaaaataaaataaaaataaaattatattatattatgtATATGAATAAAACTCCAAGATATGAATGAAGTTTTCAAAGATCTatacaaaaagaaaaatcttTGTGTGGTGTTTTTAAAGTGGTAGTGGTGtggttaataaatttaaaaattaattgaaacatTGCGTGTGGAATTACAATAGTTTTGgtgtttcaaaaaaaaaataaaaaataaaaatatataattaaaaacaataaaacaaaataaataaatttaaaaaagagatttaaaaaaataataaaaaaaataataaaaaaaatctttttcaattaaaaaaatattataatatctaCCTTTTACTACAAGAGGTAGCTGTGTtgaatatgtttttttttttttttaacatttagaaataaaaaaactatttaaaaaaaaagatttcctttgatttttaaagtataaatttctatattttttattgttattataatttaaaaaaaaattttttttttttttttcttaataattattttcttattttataattattattattatttttttgatttcttttatattttaattatttttttaacttttttattattttattttaaaattttttttttaaaaaacatttttttttaaaattttataaacagataaaatatttttttatttttttttttttttatttttattatttattttattatttaaaaataaaaaaataaaaaaatgtaaaaaaaaatgtaaaaaataaaaaaagtggtattataattaattattattattattattattatttattgctTTTAAACCTAcaagtatttttattttttttttaattattaaaaaaaaaaaaaaaaaaattaattttatttttttgtcctataacatttaaaaaaaaaaataataggaaaaatctaaaaaaaaaaaaaaaaaaaaaaaaaaaagttaaaaagaTTGATAACatgaaaaaacaacaatGGAGTGTctcataataaaaaaataaataaaaaataaataaataataaaaaaaccataaaatccattgttttttttttttttttttttgtattttgaACTGATTTTTTCTATTGCGGTGAAATGGAGggttattttctttttttttcttttcatccCTTCCATATAtaaccaatttttaaaaattttaaaataaaattattttttaaaataaaattttgtcGATCCTTCAAttggtcaaaaaaaaaaaaatttttttattttataaaatttctaaaaaggGTTAAAAAGGagcaaaaaaataaaaaattttaaaataaaaaaaaaaaaattaaaattaaaaaaaaaataaaaataaaaaaaaaaaatgaatccATTAGATAATGAaatgtttcaaaaaaaaataaaaaaaaaaaaattaaataactaattaatttcttttttaagaagtagtttatcaattataaaatataattatcaaccttaaaaaaaaaaacaacaaataataaagtgATTTGTTTtcttcacttttttttaaataattgggAATTACATAATGTAAATAAgtgatcaaaaaataaaaattgatacATATTTATTGGAATGgattcaatttaaaaagaatgattAATTAACTATTGGTCTTACCttttatttcctttttttttccaattttttaatatttttaatctctttttttttttttccctattcaaagttaaa
This region of Dictyostelium discoideum AX4 chromosome 3 chromosome, whole genome shotgun sequence genomic DNA includes:
- the dhkK gene encoding HisK family protein kinase produces the protein MIELNNHSKINKNENNTNTRNNSSNNNNNNNNINKTNTNKYFEYNQNSIIYSSIPNSFLSHHPNSVGSQCLSLNSFLPPKPPILLSIFNSDTIGNNNNNNYSSSSSRNNSSGCSSSNNNNNNNNNNNNNNNNNNNNNNNNCNIEQYKNNQKQPKQQQQQKDQTIATQHRISLSSSSSSSSLSSSSSSSSVKQSFQIVKRLFGSLSEYMFPQKDEILYETDPYYLYQDDTQSNDSNEFYDDTDIGSDIDEANLNNTYNIQNCNKTLYNKQQQQAHFVNMNKNVNSNNGTGNSNQSNNVNKNQQNNNNNNNNNSHNNNNGNQNSSSSSSNSGASGSGGNGNNNNNNNNNNNNNNNNNNNSNSNSNNNSKSNNNNKKEGKDGATMNGSHPLIPFRKKPAQVPSPCFRMNSPNSDNDQYLDQLALENSSKKSLVVYNTDNLDQWKHSHLNENFDILQNDLIDIQQQQQQQQQQDNTLQYSSPINKRQEQEQQHIPFQFTTEQQQQLQQQQQQQQQNKTKQHPILLQRQQQQKQKQQQQQQIQQEQIGNNNSNNNNNINNNNNINNNYNNVNDLMNKFEIDQKQHDSQQNLVEEKRTPSFHEHNIIFNSFNFICSIVLDGSNIKSTEKYKAKLIIGFCFTILSFIPSWIIFFWLSGINKPAVMAIIAMPMSISSLVILKRTGSIHYPCHILCFTLCFALTINSYYTGGHQSTIRLLMSTVPIISALVLGRKASIQWSLMVLSIYLLFFVANLYGHEYVQGIPSIIIRSHMNFIIDVTIIIMTLIFTLCYQYFIDEAHRETKLKNAQLTIAKDAAIEAYQARQEFLATMSHEIRTPLNGLIGMATLLRDSHNLPPEEKTMAKAVKSCGDILLRLVNDILDLSKLEANQMGLEHIPFRMRELTQQICHVLSGQANEKNIHLSCEVSDKIPSILLGDSGRILQILMNLTGNALKFTQSGYVKIIIDLIEEESELVSLKKGEYNISFRVKDTGIGVPVESHQKIFEAFVQADPSDSRKYGGSGLGLYLCAKLVRLMKGEIGVYNNPDCDGSTFWFILPLEEGTDQSMQQMNNGARHKAFPQDCVKVLIAEDNIINQRVAVKFLEKIGIKAEVAGNGNEVLEILERQHYDLIFMDFQMPILDGLRCSKTIREFEQNHKWNRICPSIFICGLTANTMSTDKKRCFDHGMNHFISKPFQLEQLRSAIEMAIEHKQRNLMNLNIRN